A region of the Primulina eburnea isolate SZY01 chromosome 7, ASM2296580v1, whole genome shotgun sequence genome:
CAGACAAATTACAGTATTGGACAAGTTTTATGCGATAAGTTCGGCCCGAGAAACTGTTGGTAGTTATTAAATTTAATAAgtgaaaatttattaaaattattaatataagaaatatattcaaattttaaatattactatataaaaaatatttatattatttgatataTCATTTAAATGAGGACAACATTCTTCTATAGTTGAATTGACTTCTTTATCTTGGTTGAGTGAAATTATTACTTATAAAAATTAAGAAATCATATGCAATTACTTTGTCtatcaaaatttaaaacaacAAACTTTTTTCCAAAGATCAATTTTTGTCGTTTATtagatgaataatttttattaatttttttaaattattttcagaagacgataaaaattatttatattgacattttaattaaaatataataataatagtaacaacaagaacaacaaaaataatttaTGGACATTAAATGTATCAAATTTCACGTcgacaattttttaaaaagttataaaacataatattatataaaaaattatatattttttaatatgataGAGAGTGATGAGctaaatatataaaagtaaTGCAAAACTCAAAATCATaactgaaattaaataaaataatataacaaGTGTAGATATTTTAATGTAATTTATAGTTTCAAGAgacattaaattcaaatttgaattttttttaaaaaaattaaatacttcacattacatatttaattttatttatttttaaatatttaaaacaataagtgaataaattaatattaataaatatttcttttaatggtaattttttgccaaaaaactttgtttttatatatatggataaaagacataaaaatttaaaataattcgatGGATGTAATTAATATCTTATTGTACGATGACGCGGTTCTTTGACTTCTTGtccaatcaatttaaaatacaagGAAACCATCAAAATTAATTCTCAATTAATCCACGCAAGCGGATTCATGTTCAAGTTCTCTATCCCAAATGGAAACCCATAAAATTATGAAGTAAGTTTCATGAATATATATGTACGAGATAGATTGATGGATATCTGAAAAATATGTCGAATATCGCCTTCatctatatttataattaaaagcAATAATTTTTATGAGTCGAGTTATATCAGAtatatgtttcacaaaattaatTCGTGAAACGTTATCATCagaatttttatgatataatgCAATTGAATTATCaaaaggaaaaaatatataatttttaacatTAATGTGGTTTTGATTTGCGACTTTATTGGGAAAATAACTCTCAAAACATCGTTTTTTATattcacgggaaatttagggtccgctctcagcaagtgtcactagtgcAGACGCAGGGTTTTGAAATtgtcctgagcctgaaatcacgaaaaagaccgttaaagggggtcaggagggtgtcctggcgtagctcctctgacgctcaagtcagtgactgaggaaaTGTGAGAGGAGCAGCTAAGAGTGCTGTTGAAAACAATATAATGAATTGAATGCCTGAGTTATACACccgaacctgatatttataagaGAATACATGAGCCCGTAATGAACCTGTCTTCCATTTGGACTAAGGATAGACCATGGATAATAATGGGGTATcagttttctttaaaaaaaaattcaaaaccttttaatttgttttcttttataaaaaaatctgGATAATTGTTACTTAAATAGAAAGACGTCCGAAATCACACGGAAGTGACAACTGCGCCATCGAGTTTGACCGCATGCACGGACGTACGGCATCAATAATtggtttaaataaaaaaattcccaTTGGAAATATTTAGGCCATCTCCAACCCAACACCATGTTGGTGCAATACTCCATCATGGTGTGAGTTTTTCTTCTCCAACCCAACACCATTTCCTACTCTATTTTGGTGGTGTGCTACAGTATTGCACCAAATTTGGTgcaatactgtagcaatagcgttaattcttttttttttttgatttttttatgtgATTAATTAGCAATTATTACATTCAATTAAGTATTAAgcttaagtatttaaaataataatattaaatactaaaaaattTAACGTAATTcaaaaaacattatttaattaaatttttttaattcatgTATATTTATAATGAATTTCGATATATACATTATTTTAgatattaatgatattttaattattgtgtttaaaatattttgtgaaataaattatttgttgtgaataaaataatagggaatattctgagaatattCTTTTTGATGTAGAGTTTAGAGTTGATGGGTTGGAGATGAGTTTTAGATTTAGTGTAAGAATTACACTATTTTAAAGTTAGTGTGACACTAAGATAGTGTaatgggttggagatggcctTAGGCAGATCAATCATTGAATTTTATTAAGTTTCGGGGCATGATAATAGCAGAATATATTAAAATCGtaataaaattttaagtgtAAACTGATTTTAAAATTCAAGCCAATATATTTGGCTAgttcatataaatcatattatCCATTTGTTgtaatttgaattaatttttattgcacAACTATAATAAACAAaactatatataattataatgatttaactataatttgatttaaaataagttaaattttaaaaaaaaatttaaagtaaGCCATatgataatatataacataaacaaaacATTGTCCGTTATACAACGAaaatatatcaataatataaaattagtgAGACTTGATATGGTAAGAACATGTTTGATAGTTATGATGAAATTGGTGAGATAAAGTTGAAAACATCGTTTAATGTTGACGTCAATAACTTCGATGATGAAAATGATGTTgaaatctgattttttttttatttaatttaataatttcatatttaaaaaaattaaaacataattaaaaaagTTCAATTACCCAAAATTAAATttcaattaataaattaaattaaacataatttaaaaaaagACACGCAAATAAAAAATGACAAATAATTAAATGTGACAAAATatgaactaaataaattaatacttgAACAGTTTACGAATGATTTTTTCTTTCATCTCCGAATAATATCCCTTATGTTTGGATCAAATTAGCTAGTGATATATAATTTCTTCTAATTCGTTTATTCCTTaaaacataatcatattcaATAAATTATGAAATGAAAAGAGACCACCCAgccatttatttgaataaagtTGGAtttattatcttttttttttttttttttgtagaagGGACAATGATCAAATCGGTAATCTATCTTGCATAGTAAATACTGGATCTATATGGAGTGAAATACTGGGAGTGCCCTACGCCTACATTGCTTCCAAACAAACTCATGAGGAATATACCTTCATCCCGTCGATCTATATGATCGAGTTTACAAAACCATGGACGCAACAGCAAAAGAAATGTAAACGCAAACCAAAGCACAAATCCAAACCAAAATCAACCATTTGCGGGGAAAAGTGGAGGCTAAGGATAACAAGAGGCTTCTTCAACATCAAGAACTATCTTTATATCAATATTCCTATGAGCTAGCGTATAACTATTCAAATACAAGATCATGGTAGGTGTAACTGCAATATCCGATTGAGTGTCAAAAATGGTGCCTCCGCTTCGAGCCAGCAACACGTGATCCATGATATTGGTAGCCATTATCCAAGGGTGAGGAGCGAATGTCGGGTACAAAGACGGACGAGTCAAATGGATCCTGGCACATCTGAGGACAGTGTAGTCCGGACGCTGTTGGTGGGGAAGGAATCTGAGGTACTGCCCAAAGTGTTCCGGGCACTTGTCCGATATACTCATCATCCTCAAATTCTCCGTCAGCAACTTCTAAGTTCGGAGATCTATCTGAATCTCCGAGTCTCCCATTATCCACCTGACAGACGGTTTAATTATACAAGAAAGATCAAGTTTAGAGCAAACTAAAAACTCTCCAAATGTAACTCACATCCAAAAGACTTATAATGAAAGATGGTGCAACTTCATTTGCGGCCCGCGCTTGTAAAAGAGATGGCAACGACATCACAAAAAGCCAGTGCAaacaattatatatattgaACTAAGCACAAGTGAAATTCCTTCCAACTCGAAAAAACCACGAGCCAACAACTTTTAAAGTTTGACGGGGCAATATCGATGTTCTCACAGGTTTGAATAATATATCACGCCATTACTTATGCATAATCACTAATTAAATCAAATGCGTTATTATTTAAGCTAATTGAGCTTCTAATATCTAATATAATTCAGTGTATACCTATATTCCAGGAGAATTTATCAATAACTTGACTATAGTTTCTTAATATGACATTCGCGATGATGCTACgtttgatacatatatatatactgctgCAGGATTGGTGTTTCATCTGAATACAAATCAGAggctttaataaaataacaaaaatggtACTAACGCAATTAGATTTCTCAACCTAACGCAATATAGAAACTTATAAAacagttttaaaaaataacaaaatatgagCAAATGATCATTAGAGTGGAAAAATTGTTAAACTTGTgctgcatcatcagttttagcAGCCATTTCATTCAATTTTAAATAAGTTTGCAAGTAAAGCTTGTAAGATGAGGACAGGTCGCCGATCAGATTTCAAGAACCAGACACATCAAGAAACCTTGATAAGTTATCGTAGTTTTACAGATTGATTAAAAATAgaccaaaaattaatttaatacaCCAAACATGTGAGTCGTAAGTATAGAAAATAAAGGGAAACTATCACTAATATTGAAGGTGGCAAGATTGTTTGGGAAACTAAAACAATCCCAAAACCTACCTAGAATAAATGCTGATGAATCAACTACACTAGTTCTCTAACCTCAAGCCTAACCTTTCTGTCAAACTAGTGCACCCAATAAATGAGAAAACAAAAAAGCGATATTGTGTCGATTTAACATTGAGTTACCATTGAAAAACTAGATTTCCATACTCTTGTGTATATAATAACCAATGCTTCACTCAAAATGATAATACCAAGACCAATGATGAGGTAGAAATCATCAACATGGAACAAACAGAAACATGATCTCCATTCTCTGTGATTCAAAGGCATGGACACATGCTCAGTCGACAATGAATTTTGACGATGAGGGGCAGCTGAAGCTGGACAACAAAATtgctataaatttttttttaaaatgttgaaTATCATATTTTTGGAGGGGGCCAGTGGCCCTTCTTCGCCCTCCTGCAGGCGTGTGTACGACTCGAGATCATACCTTAGATGAACCACTATCCATGAGATTTTGATTCTGATTGAAGTCACCAAGTCCAATAAATTCATCCAACTGCCAAGGCGAAATGCTTTCAGTTGCAGAACCTCCAGGAAAAGGAGGCTTTGAAGATGAAGCGTCCCTGCCCACGCTATCTTGGACCGGTATGGTTCTCTTGGGAAGAGAAAATTCTAAATCAGATACTTTCTCGTGTGATTTAGTTTTAACAAAAGAGGGTAATGGATCATGTTCAATAGCTTCAATGACTACTTTAACTCCAGTAAGTAAAaatctctgatgttttgatACGAAGGAATTCACTGTGTGTGTGGCAAGATCACATTTTCTGCAAAATAAAGCTCGGTCCTCTAGGCAAAAGAAATAGCCGATCGTTTCCTGCACGACATAAAAAGCAAAAGCATCGAGACCTACTCATACAGGAAAATTAAAATCTAACGTATGTATATCTCGAACTGAAGTACGAACAAAATTTGATTATTACATGGTACCAAATACAGGGTAAGAAACAAAGTACGAACAAACCTGGCAAATGTCACACTTGGGCATCTGGGTCGGTGAGCTAGAAAGTAGAACCCTCTGGTGCTTATTAACAAGCTTGTTTGCTGTGTGCACTTTCTCATCGCAAGCCCAACACAGCGCAGCATCATCTGCGCAGCAGAAAACGGCCGCCTCCGCTGCCTCGCACACGCTACACTGTATCTTCATCCTACCTTCGGCTCAGTTCACCAATCTTAACACCTAAAAAATTACTATACCCACAAAACTCGACTCCGAAACTTCAAGAAG
Encoded here:
- the LOC140835975 gene encoding B-box zinc finger protein 22-like; this encodes MKIQCSVCEAAEAAVFCCADDAALCWACDEKVHTANKLVNKHQRVLLSSSPTQMPKCDICQETIGYFFCLEDRALFCRKCDLATHTVNSFVSKHQRFLLTGVKVVIEAIEHDPLPSFVKTKSHEKVSDLEFSLPKRTIPVQDSVGRDASSSKPPFPGGSATESISPWQLDEFIGLGDFNQNQNLMDSGSSKV